From Zingiber officinale cultivar Zhangliang chromosome 5B, Zo_v1.1, whole genome shotgun sequence, the proteins below share one genomic window:
- the LOC121984236 gene encoding mannosyl-oligosaccharide 1,2-alpha-mannosidase MNS3-like, protein MSSRSLPYSTQDLHYDNAKFRHRSPLKVITQSLVTSRIRYSCGSCSTGKFLMLFMLVGWTYLIAIKSSNGSAISILSNGSVVEKQQYVKEGVGRLRKIWRKPPRLPPQLPPDEAKNISSSLEKQKMFWISRQEKVKDAFIHAWSGYRKYAMGYDELMPLSRRGIDGLGGLGATVVDSLDTAIIMGADDIISEAVTWIDKQLRERIEKKGQVNLFETTIRVLGGLLSAYHLSGDTGTTSDNGRSELFLEIAKNLADRLLSAFTSSPTEIPFSDVILHDYSAHAAPDGLSSTSEASTLQLEFNYLSKISGDAKYGSTAMKVLEHFRTLPKVEGLVPIYINPHSGQFHGDNIRLGSRGDSYYEYLIKVWIQGRNIDNQLNYLREMYEQAMKGLRNLLVRKSIPKGLVFVGELPYGSKGHFSPKMDHLVCFLPGTLALGATKGITKKKAMAQNLLTPDDLENLKLAEDLAKTCFEMYAVTSTGLAPEIAYFHIEGDFEEGLDGGNKSSDYISDIIIRHNDRHNLLRPETVESLFVLHRITGDPKYREWGWQIFEAFEKYTKVDSGGYTSLDDVTRIPPSKRDKMETFFLGETLKYLYLLFGDDDVLPLDKYVFNTEAHPLPIFESKDAA, encoded by the exons GTGATTACTCAATCGTTGGTTACTAGCCGCATCAGATATAGCTGTGGAAGTTGTAGTACAGGAAAATTTCTAATGCTATTTATGCTTGTGGGTTGGACATACTTGATAGCAATTAAAAGTTCCAATGGTTCTGCAATTAGTATACTGTCAAATGGTTCTGTAGTTGAAAAACAGCAGTATGTGAAGGAAGGTGTTGGTAGATTAAGAAAAATTTGGAGAAAACCTCCAAGGCTTCCTCCACAACTACCTCCTGATGAAGCAAAAAACATTAGTTCTAGTCTTGAAAAACAGAAAATGTTTTGGATTTCTAGGCAAGAAAAGGTTAAAGATGCGTTTATTCATGCTTGGTCTGGCTACAGAAAATACGCAATGGGTTATGATGAACTTATGCCATTGAGTCGAAGAGGCATTGATGGTTTGGGAGGTCTAGGTGCCACAGTTGTAGATTCTTTGGATACAGCTATTATAATGGGCGCTGATGATATCATATCTGAAGCAGTAACTTGGATAGACAAACAACTTAGGGAAAGAATTGAAAAGAAAGGGCAGGTCAACCTATTTGAGACTACCATCCGTGTGTTAGGTGGACTTCTTAGTGCTTACCATTTAAGTGGAGACACAGGAACAACAAGTGACAATGGGAGATCTGAACTCTTCTTGGAAATTGCCAAAAACTTGGCTGACAGGCTTTTATCAGCATTTACTTCAAGTCCAACAGAAATTCCTTTCAGTGATGTTATTCTCCATGACTATTCTGCTCATGCAGCTCCTGATGGATTAAGTAGTACTTCCGAAGCCTCAACCTTGCAACTTGAATTTAACTATCTAAGCAAAATTTCTGGCGAtgccaaatatggttcaactgcAATGAAGGTCTTAGAACATTTTAGGACACTACCAAAGGTTGAAGGATTGGTGCCTATCTATATCAA CCCTCACTCGGGTCAGTTTCATGGAGACAACATTCGGCTGGGATCTCGTGGTGACAGCTACTATGAATACTTGATAAAAGTCTGGATTCAAGGGAGGAACATTGACAATCAGCTCAACTATTTGCGTGAGATGTATGAACAAGCAATGAAAGGGTTGAGGAACCTTCTTGTTAGGAAATCCATTCCCAAAGGATTGGTTTTTGTTGGGGAACTTCCTTATGGATCCAAAGGTCATTTCAGTCCTAAAATGGACCACCTG GTGTGTTTCCTGCCAGGAACTCTAGCTCTTGGTGCAACAAAAGGTATTACAAAGAAGAAAGCCATGGCACAAAATTTGTTGACTCCAGATGATTTGGAGAATTTAAAGCTTGCTGAAGATCTAGCAAAAACATGCTTTGAAATGTATGCCGTTACATCCACTGGTCTTGCTCCTGAAATTGCATATTTCCATATCGAG GGTGATTTTGAAGAGGGTCTTGATGGTGGTAATAAAAGCTCAGATTACATTAGTGATATAATAATCAGGCACAATGATAGACACAATCTCTTACGTCCTGAAACTGTGGAATCTTTATTTGTGCTACATCGTATTACAGGAGATCCAAA ATACCGTGAATGGGGTTGGCAAATCTTCGAGGCCTTTGAAAAATATACAAAGGTAGATTCAGGTGGGTACACATCACTTGATGATGTCACTAGAATACCTCCCAGTAAAAGAGACAAGATGGAGACATTTTTCTTAGGTGAAACCTTGAAGTATCTGTATCTGTTGTTTGGTGATGACGACGTTCTTCCGCTGGATAAATATGTATTTAATACAGAAGCCCATCCCCTTCCTATTTTTGAGTCTAAAGATGCTGCTTAG